The segment TTCGCAATGCCTCCAATCTTTTCAATAAAGGCGGATGAGAATAATGGAAAAAAACATAAGCGGGGTGTGGCGTTAGGTTACTCAAATTATCAACCGAAAGTTTTTTCAAAGCATCCTGCAGAGCAGAAGCGTTGTATGTTTGGGCAGCATATTTATCTGCTTCAAATTCATTTTTCCGTGAAATGAGATTCATAAACAACCCTGTTAATTTGGAAATCGGGGTATATAATAAACCGAAAGCCAATAAATTAAGATGAATTCCCATTTCTTTAGCTCCCAAAGCCCCGGAAAGTGTAGAATTAAATACAAAAAAAGAGAGAATAAACAGCATAATACCAACCTGGATAGTAGATAAAATAAATCCCGTCACGATATGTTTTTTCTTATAATGTCCGACTTCATGGGCAAGTACGGCAACTAATTCTTCTGTGGTGTGGTTATTTATTAACGTGTCAAAAAAAACGATCTTTTTCTTTTTGCCAATGCCAGAAAAGTAAGCATTCGATTTTGAAGAACGTTTGGAGCCATCAATCACAAAAATGTTGCGCAACGAGAATTTTGCCTGTTTACTGTAATTTTCAATGGCTTCACGCAGTTCGCCTGATTCCAGCGGTGTCAGCTTGTTAAACAACGGAACAATTAAAGTCGTGTAAAACATATTTACGAAAAATAAAAAAGCAGTGATCACGATCCAAAAGTAAAGCCAGAAACCTTCACCAAGCTTAGTGATCAAATAAAATAATAATGATA is part of the Cytophagales bacterium genome and harbors:
- a CDS encoding M48 family metallopeptidase, encoding MSAQTILLIIITIIALDFLLEQILDYINLKHQKSEVPDEMKGYYDEDKYRKSQKYLSVQTRFSFVTSAFSFVLALVMLVGGIFGMLDEWIRNTPLPSFVGRIGNPTNLEANDISDPVVLALIFFGILYFASDILNMPFQVYHTFVIEEKFGFNKTTVKTFILDKLKGYFLTILIGGIILSLLFYLITKLGEGFWLYFWIVITAFLFFVNMFYTTLIVPLFNKLTPLESGELREAIENYSKQAKFSLRNIFVIDGSKRSSKSNAYFSGIGKKKKIVFFDTLINNHTTEELVAVLAHEVGHYKKKHIVTGFILSTIQVGIMLFILSFFVFNSTLSGALGAKEMGIHLNLLAFGLLYTPISKLTGLFMNLISRKNEFEADKYAAQTYNASALQDALKKLSVDNLSNLTPHPAYVFFHYSHPPLLKRLEALRMQINN